A region of Streptomyces paludis DNA encodes the following proteins:
- a CDS encoding DUF2264 domain-containing protein — protein MTTPPSLELPAEDRVLSPYTGYTRAHWEATADGLLRAAWRWATPGGALLDLPGRPSGSGVRSDGLEGYARTFLAAAFRVAGAGGEDPYGWLGRYADGLAAGTRTPGRDDTESWPLILGHDVQGQPMVESASVALGLRLTAPWLWDRLDPGVQDRAEEWLRGALRHTPAPNNWYLFPYTVAGFLESVGRGDAETARARERALGLLEGWYRGEGWYADGDSRAFDHYNGWALHLYPVLDAHLSGDTERLAHYGARLREHLEGFSLLFGADGAPIHFGRSLSYRFAAGAAVGLGAVTGHTPLAPGVSRRLVSGTLRYFLDRGATGPDGLLTLGWHGPHDATLQHYSGPASPYWASKAFVALLAPGDAPLWQAPEEPAPSEGPDRVLALAVPGLLVHSTRADGIVRLHNHGSDHLRPHEGEAEVRDDPHYSRQAYSTATGPTAAANVADNHLAVEIGGRLSERRRIRPLGAGGGDGWGWAASWHRPVFRPGPPMAPGLRVESVTVVRGSHELRAHRVVDAPAGSRVRQTGWATGPDDTVRSALHGLYGWESALPDGQRAPQGTAFTRWAVVPRLTAAADGTTVLVALASLTGVTEDTDEAPLSGAVREVRVAGDTVEVRWADDGSLTRIGFSPLTVDHLRTEG, from the coding sequence ATGACGACGCCCCCGTCCCTCGAACTCCCCGCCGAGGACCGCGTCCTCAGCCCGTACACCGGCTACACCCGGGCCCACTGGGAAGCCACCGCCGACGGACTGCTGCGCGCCGCCTGGCGGTGGGCCACCCCGGGCGGCGCCCTGCTCGATCTGCCGGGCCGGCCCTCCGGCTCGGGGGTGCGCTCGGACGGCCTGGAGGGATACGCCCGTACGTTCCTGGCCGCCGCCTTCCGGGTCGCGGGCGCCGGCGGCGAGGACCCGTACGGCTGGCTCGGCCGGTACGCGGACGGCCTCGCGGCCGGCACCCGTACCCCCGGCCGGGACGACACCGAGTCCTGGCCGCTGATCCTCGGCCACGACGTCCAGGGCCAGCCCATGGTCGAGTCCGCGTCCGTCGCCCTCGGACTGCGGCTGACCGCGCCCTGGCTCTGGGACCGACTGGACCCCGGCGTCCAGGACCGCGCCGAGGAGTGGCTGCGCGGCGCGCTGCGGCACACCCCGGCCCCCAACAACTGGTATCTCTTCCCCTACACGGTGGCCGGCTTCCTGGAGTCGGTGGGCCGCGGCGACGCCGAGACGGCCCGCGCCCGCGAGCGGGCGCTCGGCCTGCTGGAGGGCTGGTACCGCGGCGAGGGCTGGTACGCCGACGGCGACAGCCGCGCCTTCGACCACTACAACGGCTGGGCCCTGCACCTCTATCCGGTGCTCGACGCCCATCTGTCGGGCGACACCGAGCGGCTGGCCCACTACGGCGCCCGGCTGCGTGAGCATCTGGAGGGCTTCTCCCTGCTGTTCGGCGCCGACGGCGCGCCGATCCACTTCGGCCGCTCGCTGTCCTACCGCTTCGCGGCGGGCGCGGCGGTCGGGCTCGGCGCCGTCACCGGACACACCCCGCTCGCGCCGGGAGTGTCACGGCGGCTGGTGAGCGGGACGCTGCGCTACTTCCTGGACCGCGGCGCCACCGGCCCCGACGGGCTGCTCACCCTCGGCTGGCACGGACCGCACGACGCGACGCTCCAGCACTACTCCGGGCCCGCCTCGCCCTACTGGGCCTCCAAGGCGTTCGTCGCGCTGCTCGCCCCCGGGGACGCCCCGCTGTGGCAGGCCCCTGAGGAGCCCGCGCCCAGCGAGGGCCCCGACCGGGTGCTCGCGCTCGCCGTGCCGGGGCTGCTGGTTCACTCCACCCGCGCCGACGGGATCGTACGGCTGCACAACCACGGCAGCGACCATCTGCGCCCGCACGAGGGGGAGGCGGAGGTACGGGACGACCCGCACTACAGCCGGCAGGCGTACTCCACCGCCACCGGCCCCACCGCGGCGGCGAACGTCGCGGACAACCACCTCGCCGTGGAGATCGGCGGCCGGCTCAGCGAGCGCCGCCGGATCCGGCCGCTGGGCGCCGGCGGCGGCGACGGCTGGGGCTGGGCCGCCTCCTGGCACCGGCCGGTCTTCCGCCCGGGACCGCCGATGGCGCCGGGGCTGCGGGTGGAGAGCGTCACGGTGGTCCGGGGGAGCCACGAACTGCGCGCGCACCGCGTGGTGGACGCGCCCGCCGGGTCACGGGTCCGCCAGACGGGCTGGGCGACCGGCCCCGACGACACCGTACGGTCCGCCCTGCACGGTCTGTACGGCTGGGAGTCGGCGCTGCCGGACGGCCAACGGGCCCCGCAGGGAACGGCCTTCACCCGCTGGGCCGTGGTGCCCCGGCTCACGGCGGCGGCGGACGGCACCACGGTGCTCGTGGCCCTGGCCTCACTCACCGGCGTGACGGAGGACACCGACGAGGCTCCGCTTTCCGGTGCGGTACGCGAAGTGCGCGTGGCCGGGGACACGGTCGAGGTGCGGTGGGCGGACGACGGGTCGCTGACCCGGATCGGCTTCTCGCCCCTGACGGTGGATCACCTCCGTACGGAGGGCTGA
- a CDS encoding substrate-binding domain-containing protein, giving the protein MREPVELRRQRILAVVEARGAVKVSTLAAELEVSVVTVRRDVEELAQEGRLRRGHGVARPVAAEHEPSVPAPRAGSPATAGAVALVVPERHSYLYETLHGARTVLEEAGMRVALHIAPQADGAERHLVDAALAAGARGLLIAPRWRSAPAEEADYGWLADAGVPTVLMERRPRPGSALHALDSVCSDHWYGTHLAVAHLIALGHRRIVLAARDDSPTARSIRAAFADIAAGRPEVEDWSVVLSSPAAAPGPAAAAGRTPPDLAALLRERGATCAVLHGDVDALMLVQRLAEDGVRVPADCSVVAYDDVVAALGGTPLTAVAPPKAEIGRAAAELLLHRLADAASGIPAGPVRRIELLPGLKVRGSTRAL; this is encoded by the coding sequence ATGCGAGAGCCGGTCGAACTCAGGCGGCAGCGGATCCTCGCCGTGGTGGAGGCGCGCGGAGCCGTCAAGGTGAGCACCCTCGCCGCCGAACTGGAGGTCTCGGTGGTCACCGTCCGCCGGGACGTGGAGGAGCTGGCCCAGGAGGGCAGACTGCGGCGCGGGCACGGCGTGGCCCGCCCGGTGGCCGCCGAGCACGAGCCGTCCGTACCTGCCCCGCGCGCCGGCTCCCCGGCCACGGCCGGCGCGGTCGCGCTCGTGGTGCCCGAGCGCCACTCCTACCTGTACGAGACGCTGCACGGCGCCCGTACGGTGCTGGAGGAGGCCGGAATGCGCGTCGCCCTGCATATCGCGCCGCAGGCCGACGGCGCCGAACGGCACCTGGTGGACGCGGCGCTGGCGGCCGGCGCCCGGGGCCTGCTGATCGCCCCGCGCTGGCGCAGCGCGCCCGCGGAGGAGGCGGACTACGGCTGGCTGGCCGACGCCGGTGTGCCCACCGTGCTCATGGAGCGCCGGCCCCGGCCGGGCAGCGCCCTGCACGCCCTCGACTCGGTCTGCTCCGACCACTGGTACGGCACCCATCTCGCCGTCGCCCATCTGATCGCCCTCGGCCACCGCCGGATCGTGCTGGCCGCCCGCGACGACAGCCCCACCGCCCGCTCCATCCGCGCCGCCTTCGCCGACATCGCCGCCGGCCGGCCCGAGGTGGAGGACTGGTCGGTGGTCCTCAGCTCCCCGGCCGCCGCGCCGGGCCCCGCCGCCGCGGCCGGCCGTACCCCGCCCGACCTCGCCGCGCTGCTCCGCGAGCGCGGCGCCACCTGCGCCGTCCTGCACGGCGACGTGGACGCCCTGATGCTGGTGCAGCGGCTCGCCGAGGACGGCGTACGGGTCCCGGCGGACTGCTCCGTGGTCGCGTACGACGATGTGGTGGCCGCGCTCGGCGGCACCCCGCTGACCGCCGTGGCCCCGCCGAAGGCCGAGATCGGCCGGGCCGCGGCCGAACTGCTCCTGCACCGGCTGGCCGACGCCGCGTCCGGCATCCCCGCGGGCCCGGTGCGCCGGATCGAGCTGCTGCCCGGACTGAAGGTCCGGGGCTCCACCCGGGCGCTGTAG
- a CDS encoding glycoside hydrolase family 43 protein, which translates to MSRSDIPSRRVVLKGALATGALTAVPGVAHAAVPASSPAPAPSAALVYRNPLIEQRADPHIQRHTDGQYYFTATAPEYDRIVLRRSRTIQGLATAEESVIWRRHTSGDMGAHIWAPELHHIDGKWYVYFAAGRTDDVWRIRIWVLENDSPDPFTGTWREKGRITTAWDTFSLDATTFTHRGTRYLAWAQHEPGMDNNTGVFLSAMANPWTLTGPQVRLTTPEFDWECVGFRVNEGPAVIQRNGRVFLSYSASATDHHYCMGLLTADARADLLAPGAWSKSPVPVFASSAATGQYGPGHNTFTVAEDGRTDVLVYHARQYKEITGDPLHDPNRHTRVQRLGWRRDGTPDFGVPVADGPAGGVTAATR; encoded by the coding sequence ATGAGCCGCAGTGACATCCCCAGCCGCCGCGTTGTTCTGAAGGGAGCCCTGGCCACCGGTGCCCTGACGGCGGTGCCCGGTGTCGCCCACGCCGCGGTACCCGCCTCTTCGCCCGCCCCTGCCCCGTCCGCCGCTCTGGTGTACCGCAATCCGCTGATCGAGCAGCGCGCCGATCCCCACATCCAGCGCCACACCGACGGTCAGTACTACTTCACGGCGACCGCGCCCGAATACGACCGCATCGTCCTGCGCCGCTCCCGCACCATCCAGGGGCTGGCCACCGCCGAGGAGTCGGTCATCTGGCGCCGGCACACCAGCGGTGACATGGGCGCGCACATCTGGGCGCCGGAGCTGCACCACATCGACGGGAAGTGGTACGTCTACTTCGCGGCGGGCCGCACCGACGACGTGTGGAGGATACGGATCTGGGTGCTGGAGAACGACAGCCCCGACCCGTTCACCGGAACCTGGCGGGAGAAGGGCCGGATCACCACCGCCTGGGACACCTTCTCACTCGACGCCACCACCTTCACCCACCGCGGCACCCGCTATCTCGCCTGGGCGCAGCACGAACCGGGAATGGACAACAACACCGGTGTCTTCCTCTCCGCGATGGCGAACCCATGGACCCTGACGGGACCTCAGGTCCGGCTCACCACACCGGAGTTCGACTGGGAGTGTGTGGGCTTCCGGGTCAACGAGGGGCCCGCCGTCATCCAGCGCAACGGGCGGGTCTTCCTCTCGTACTCGGCGAGCGCCACCGATCACCACTACTGCATGGGCCTGCTCACCGCGGACGCCCGGGCCGATCTGCTCGCTCCCGGGGCCTGGTCGAAGTCCCCCGTTCCGGTGTTCGCGAGCAGTGCGGCGACGGGTCAGTACGGGCCCGGGCACAACACGTTCACGGTCGCGGAGGACGGGCGGACCGATGTGCTCGTCTACCACGCCCGGCAGTACAAGGAGATCACCGGTGACCCGCTGCACGACCCGAACCGGCACACCCGCGTCCAGCGGCTGGGCTGGCGGCGGGACGGCACCCCCGACTTCGGGGTGCCGGTGGCGGACGGACCGGCCGGCGGCGTCACCGCGGCGACGCGGTAA
- a CDS encoding RICIN domain-containing protein: protein MRNRLRALLLALCVGATALFLPAGTAQAAGPVTVLSGTQFTDTSGALVHAHGGGVIKVGAWYYWFGENRNANNTFRYVSAYRSSDLKNWEFRNHVLTQATDPELASANIERPKVIYNAATGQFVMWMHKETATDYSQARAAVATSATVDGNYTWRGSFRPLDTHMSRDITLFTDTDGAGYMVSAARENYDLQIYRLTADYTGIASLVANPWPGGHREAPALFKRGGVYFMLTSGATGWSANQQQYATATSLAGPWTAMRNVGDSTTYNSQTAYVLTVQGTAATSYLYLGDRWGNSFGRTVNDSRYVWLPLAFPTSTTMTMDWYPEITIDTGTGTVSGSGGPYETLTARHSGKCADIPNQSIIENVALLQYTCNSGGNQRFWFRNTGDGYVQLMGRQSSLCLTEVGSDIQQRVCGTGADQQWQVTTNSAGYVAVASRASGKCLDVSGASADNSARIITYTCNGATNQQWRRAS, encoded by the coding sequence ATGAGAAACCGACTGCGCGCACTGCTGCTCGCACTCTGTGTGGGGGCCACGGCCCTCTTCCTGCCGGCCGGCACGGCTCAGGCCGCCGGTCCGGTGACCGTCCTCAGCGGTACCCAGTTCACCGACACCTCCGGGGCGCTGGTGCACGCCCATGGCGGCGGGGTCATCAAGGTCGGTGCCTGGTACTACTGGTTCGGCGAGAACCGCAACGCGAACAACACCTTCCGGTATGTCTCCGCGTACCGCTCCTCCGACCTCAAGAACTGGGAGTTCCGCAACCATGTGCTGACCCAGGCGACCGACCCGGAGCTGGCCAGCGCCAATATCGAGCGGCCGAAGGTGATCTACAACGCGGCGACCGGGCAGTTCGTGATGTGGATGCACAAGGAGACCGCCACGGACTACAGCCAGGCGCGCGCCGCCGTGGCCACCTCGGCCACGGTCGACGGGAACTACACCTGGCGGGGCAGTTTCCGGCCGCTCGATACCCATATGTCGCGGGACATCACCCTGTTCACCGACACGGACGGCGCGGGCTACATGGTGTCGGCCGCCCGGGAGAACTACGACCTCCAGATCTACCGGCTGACCGCCGACTACACCGGCATCGCCTCGCTGGTCGCCAACCCCTGGCCCGGCGGCCACCGTGAGGCGCCCGCGCTGTTCAAGCGCGGCGGTGTGTACTTCATGCTCACCTCGGGGGCCACCGGGTGGAGCGCCAACCAGCAGCAGTACGCGACGGCCACCTCGCTCGCCGGTCCGTGGACCGCGATGCGGAACGTGGGCGACTCGACGACGTACAACTCCCAGACCGCGTACGTCCTCACGGTGCAGGGCACCGCGGCCACCTCGTATCTGTATCTGGGCGACCGGTGGGGGAACTCCTTCGGCCGGACGGTCAACGACTCGCGCTATGTCTGGCTGCCGCTGGCCTTCCCGACCAGCACCACCATGACCATGGACTGGTATCCGGAGATCACCATCGACACCGGGACGGGTACGGTGAGCGGCTCGGGCGGCCCGTACGAGACACTGACCGCGCGGCACAGCGGCAAGTGCGCGGACATCCCGAACCAGTCGATCATCGAGAATGTCGCGCTCCTCCAGTACACCTGCAACAGCGGTGGCAACCAGCGGTTCTGGTTCCGGAACACCGGTGACGGCTATGTGCAGTTGATGGGCCGGCAGAGTTCGCTCTGTCTGACCGAGGTGGGCTCCGACATCCAGCAGCGGGTGTGCGGCACCGGAGCCGACCAGCAGTGGCAGGTGACCACCAACAGCGCGGGTTATGTCGCGGTGGCGTCCCGGGCGAGCGGCAAGTGCCTCGATGTCAGCGGCGCGTCCGCGGACAACTCGGCGCGGATCATCACGTACACCTGCAACGGCGCGACCAACCAGCAGTGGCGGCGGGCCTCCTGA
- a CDS encoding rhamnogalacturonan lyase: protein MRFRFASSPTVRRWAPLAVLAPACALLTGLVAPLPDAGAAAAPLAAAAQLERLDRGLVSVHTGNDNLVSWRWLGTDADSVTFNLYRGSVKVNTQPITTTNYLHKDAPNSADYTVRAVVNGTEQAASPSAIQFRSGYLDVPIQVPPAGADYTYEANDASVGDLDGDGDLDIVLKWQPTNAKDNAQSGVTGNTIIDGYTLQGQRLWRIDLGRNIRSGAHYTQFQVYDYDGDGKAEIAMKTADGTVDGTGRVIGNASADYRNSSGYVLNGPEFLTVFSGQTGAALSTVDYVVPRGTVSSWGDSYGNRVDRFLAGTAYLDGARPSLISARGYYTRTVIAAWDFRGGQLTRRWTFDTNSSTNTGRGYDGQGNHALAIGDVDGDGKDEIVYGAMAVDDNGAGLWTTRNGHGDAAHLGDLDPSRPGLEYFKVDEDSSKPSSFFADARTGQVLWSTPANGDNGRGVAGDIWAGSPGAEMWSARDDSLRSTTGAAIGRKPSSTNFLAWWDGDPVRELLDATRIDKYGPSGDTRLLTASGVHSNNGTKATPSLSGDILGDWREEVIWPTTDNTALRIYSTPYETDRKITTLLHDRQYRTAIAWQNTAYNQPPHPSFFIGANMPTPPRPALTTP from the coding sequence GTGCGGTTCAGATTCGCCTCGTCCCCGACCGTCCGGCGCTGGGCGCCGCTGGCCGTACTCGCACCGGCCTGCGCGCTCCTCACCGGCCTGGTCGCCCCTCTGCCGGACGCGGGCGCGGCGGCCGCGCCGCTGGCCGCGGCGGCGCAGCTGGAGCGGCTCGACCGCGGGCTGGTCAGTGTGCACACAGGCAATGACAATCTGGTCAGCTGGCGCTGGCTGGGCACCGACGCGGACAGCGTCACCTTCAACCTCTACCGCGGCTCCGTCAAGGTCAACACGCAGCCGATCACCACGACCAACTATCTGCACAAGGACGCGCCGAACTCGGCCGACTACACCGTGCGCGCCGTCGTGAACGGTACGGAGCAGGCCGCCTCGCCGAGCGCGATCCAGTTCCGCTCCGGCTATCTCGATGTGCCGATCCAGGTCCCGCCGGCCGGCGCGGACTACACGTACGAGGCGAACGACGCCTCCGTCGGCGATCTCGACGGCGACGGCGATCTCGACATCGTCCTGAAGTGGCAGCCCACCAACGCCAAGGACAACGCGCAGTCCGGGGTCACGGGCAACACCATCATCGACGGCTACACCCTCCAGGGCCAGCGGCTGTGGCGGATCGATCTGGGCCGCAACATCCGCTCCGGCGCGCACTACACGCAGTTCCAGGTGTACGACTACGACGGGGACGGCAAGGCCGAGATCGCCATGAAGACGGCGGACGGCACGGTCGACGGCACGGGCCGGGTCATCGGCAACGCCTCGGCGGACTACCGGAATTCGTCCGGGTACGTACTGAACGGGCCGGAGTTCCTGACGGTGTTCAGCGGGCAGACGGGGGCGGCGCTCAGCACGGTCGACTACGTGGTGCCGCGCGGCACGGTCTCCTCGTGGGGCGACTCGTACGGCAACCGGGTGGACCGGTTCCTCGCCGGGACGGCCTATCTGGACGGCGCCCGGCCCTCGCTGATCAGCGCACGGGGCTATTACACCCGTACGGTGATCGCGGCCTGGGACTTCCGGGGCGGGCAGCTGACCCGGCGCTGGACGTTCGACACCAACAGCTCGACCAACACCGGCAGGGGCTACGACGGTCAGGGCAACCACGCGCTGGCCATCGGTGATGTGGACGGTGACGGCAAGGACGAGATCGTCTACGGCGCGATGGCGGTGGACGACAACGGCGCCGGGCTGTGGACGACGAGGAACGGCCACGGCGACGCGGCGCATCTCGGTGATCTCGATCCGTCGCGGCCGGGTCTGGAGTACTTCAAGGTGGACGAGGACTCCAGCAAGCCGTCGTCGTTCTTCGCGGACGCCCGAACGGGTCAGGTGCTGTGGTCGACCCCGGCGAACGGGGACAACGGGCGCGGGGTGGCGGGTGATATCTGGGCCGGCAGCCCGGGGGCCGAGATGTGGTCGGCGCGCGACGACTCGCTCCGCTCCACCACCGGCGCGGCGATCGGCCGCAAGCCGTCCTCGACCAACTTCCTGGCCTGGTGGGACGGGGATCCGGTGCGTGAGCTGCTCGACGCGACGCGGATCGACAAGTACGGTCCGTCGGGCGACACCCGGCTGCTGACCGCGTCGGGGGTGCACTCCAACAACGGCACCAAGGCGACGCCCTCGCTCTCGGGCGACATCCTCGGCGACTGGCGCGAGGAGGTCATCTGGCCCACGACCGACAACACGGCGCTGCGGATCTACTCCACGCCGTACGAGACCGACCGGAAGATCACCACACTGCTGCACGACCGGCAGTACCGGACGGCGATCGCGTGGCAGAACACCGCCTACAACCAGCCACCGCACCCGAGTTTCTTCATCGGGGCCAACATGCCCACTCCGCCGCGGCCGGCGCTCACCACTCCCTGA
- a CDS encoding SnoaL-like polyketide cyclase: MPDTPTTETPLWLQGRDAVVAATPPESWRKNVPDYHLSATVMPQQRVTEHAAGSLEEIVETLVQVFEMEVSHNKDPQTWVSMVSEKFRTNFNGSPWADAKDLVEKGSYNVLIGDSIFYPAGAESFESSHHVFLDALSQGFFWEVLEVLSPPPTIAFKWRHWGVFDGEYKGFKPTGELVEMFGMSVATVTDDLKLLQVEHYYDPNAFLGKLTGGCPVARD; encoded by the coding sequence GTGCCGGACACCCCGACGACCGAGACACCGCTGTGGCTTCAGGGCCGTGACGCCGTGGTCGCCGCGACGCCTCCCGAGTCCTGGCGCAAGAACGTGCCGGACTACCACCTGTCGGCGACGGTCATGCCCCAGCAGCGGGTGACCGAGCACGCCGCGGGTTCGCTGGAGGAGATCGTCGAGACGCTCGTGCAGGTCTTCGAGATGGAGGTCTCGCACAACAAGGACCCCCAGACCTGGGTCTCCATGGTCAGCGAGAAATTCCGCACGAATTTCAACGGCAGCCCGTGGGCCGACGCCAAGGACCTGGTGGAGAAGGGCAGTTACAACGTCCTCATCGGCGACAGCATCTTCTACCCGGCCGGCGCCGAGAGCTTCGAGTCCTCGCACCACGTCTTCCTCGACGCGCTGTCGCAGGGATTCTTCTGGGAGGTGCTGGAGGTCCTCAGCCCGCCGCCCACCATCGCCTTCAAGTGGCGCCACTGGGGCGTCTTCGACGGCGAGTACAAGGGCTTCAAACCCACCGGCGAGCTGGTCGAGATGTTCGGCATGAGCGTCGCCACGGTCACCGACGACCTCAAGCTCCTCCAGGTCGAGCACTACTACGACCCCAACGCCTTCCTCGGGAAGCTCACCGGCGGCTGCCCCGTCGCCCGCGACTGA
- a CDS encoding rhamnogalacturonan acetylesterase: protein MRRTVTTLLAALTVLGGLAASPVQAHWPGQGPGHTGAGVPGRCAGSAPVVCHFDVPPGTYEVSALLGGRAAGSTAVSAESRRTVLAETATAPGQTVRRSFTVDVREPEGEPTGPAGSPGLDLRFGGAAPLLAGLRVTPAPHTPKLLLIGDSTVCDQIGEPYTGWGQQLPQFVRSGLTVANHADSGEGSGSYLHTPELFPVVESRVRPGDVVLIQLAHNDKQTPADVYRAHLTTMIERLEARGGRPVLVTPIVRRWFNADGTLDNAPALNVNELGVDLPAQLRALAAERSLPLIDLTALTKQLIETAGPEESKAFFLYNEKRDNTHTSEYGATRFAALVRDQLRAQRLVPGRVLR, encoded by the coding sequence ATGAGACGAACCGTTACCACCCTGCTCGCGGCGCTCACCGTACTCGGCGGGCTCGCCGCCTCGCCGGTCCAGGCCCACTGGCCCGGTCAGGGCCCCGGGCACACCGGCGCCGGGGTGCCCGGCCGGTGCGCCGGCAGCGCCCCCGTGGTCTGCCACTTCGACGTCCCGCCCGGTACGTACGAGGTCTCCGCCCTGCTCGGCGGCCGGGCGGCGGGCAGCACCGCCGTCTCGGCCGAGTCCCGCCGTACCGTGCTCGCCGAGACGGCCACCGCCCCCGGGCAGACCGTACGGCGGTCCTTCACCGTCGACGTACGCGAGCCCGAGGGGGAGCCGACGGGACCGGCCGGCAGCCCGGGGCTCGATCTGCGCTTCGGGGGCGCGGCACCGCTGCTCGCCGGTCTGCGGGTGACCCCGGCGCCGCACACTCCGAAGCTGCTGCTGATCGGTGACTCGACCGTCTGCGACCAGATCGGCGAGCCGTACACCGGCTGGGGGCAGCAGCTGCCGCAGTTCGTCCGGAGCGGGCTGACGGTCGCCAACCACGCGGACTCGGGGGAGGGGAGCGGCTCGTATCTCCACACACCGGAGCTGTTCCCCGTGGTCGAGTCCCGCGTCCGGCCCGGCGATGTGGTGCTCATCCAGCTCGCCCACAACGACAAGCAGACCCCGGCGGACGTCTACCGCGCCCACCTCACCACCATGATCGAACGGCTGGAGGCGCGCGGTGGCAGACCCGTTCTCGTCACCCCGATCGTACGTCGCTGGTTCAACGCCGACGGAACACTCGACAACGCCCCCGCGCTCAATGTGAACGAGCTGGGGGTGGACCTGCCGGCCCAGCTGCGTGCGCTGGCCGCCGAACGGAGCCTACCGCTCATCGACCTCACCGCGCTGACCAAACAGCTGATCGAGACGGCGGGACCGGAGGAATCCAAGGCATTCTTCCTCTACAACGAGAAGCGTGACAACACCCACACCTCGGAGTACGGCGCCACCCGCTTCGCGGCCCTGGTCCGCGATCAGCTCCGCGCCCAGCGGCTCGTCCCCGGACGGGTACTGCGCTGA